One stretch of Oncorhynchus keta strain PuntledgeMale-10-30-2019 unplaced genomic scaffold, Oket_V2 Un_scaffold_5147_pilon_pilon, whole genome shotgun sequence DNA includes these proteins:
- the LOC118383537 gene encoding frizzled-5-like, which produces MATMTHICPLYISVLCLLLLMRALAVRAASKAIVCEPITVPMCKGIGYNLTYTPNQFNHDTQDEVGLEVHQFWPLVRIHCSPDLLFFLCSMYTPICIPDYRKPLPPCRSVCERAKRGCSPLMSQYGFEWPERMSCEGLPELGDADRLCMDRNSSDATTLSPGPAFPPKPTPKAPYRNPARRRPHLLPKPHHQDCEQRGCRCRHPLVSVKHEARSLYGRGVHTGPVENCAQPCRQPYFTPDEHAFTSLWIGLWSVLCFVSTLTTVVTFLIDRDRFSYPELPIVYLAACYLFISLGYMVRLAAGHERVACSEDGGHVLYGASGPAGLCTLVFLLVYFFGMAGAIWWVVLSLTWFLAAGMKWGNEAIAGYSQYFHLAAWLVPSVKTIAVLALSAADGDPVAGICYVGNQSVESLRGFVLAPLVVYLFTGSLFLLAGFVSLFRIRSVIKQGGTKTDKLEKLMLRLGLFTVLYTVPAAVVVACLVYEQHLRPQWDRGLSCSCQAERERLSLGPDHAIFMLKYFMSLVVGITSGVWVWSGKTLESWRRFLGRCCCSCPCWGHKPSSASVYSEASTSLTTRTGLLPSQSEHKSLSHPSV; this is translated from the coding sequence ATGGCGACCATGACGCACATCTGCCCTCTTTACATCAGCGTTCTGTGCCTGCTCCTGCTGATGCGCGCACTGGCGGTGCGCGCTGCCTCCAAGGCCATCGTGTGTGAACCCATCACGGTCCCCATGTGCAAAGGCATCGGCTACAACCTGACCTACACGCCCAACCAGTTTAACCACGACACTCAGGACGAGGTGGGGCTGGAGGTTCACCAGTTCTGGCCACTGGTGCGCATCCACTGTTCCCCTGACCTGCTCTTCTTCCTCTGCAGCATGTACACCCCTATCTGCATCCCGGACTATCGCAAGCCTCTGCCCCCGTGCCGCTCCGTGTGCGAGCGGGCCAAGCGCGGCTGCTCCCCCCTGATGAGCCAGTATGGGTTTGAATGGCCCGAGAGGATGAGCTGCGAGGGGCTGCCAGAGCTGGGTGATGCTGACCGCCTCTGTATGGACCGGAACAGCAGTGACGCCACTACTCTGTCCCCAGGCCCGGCCTTCCCCCCGAAGCCTACCCCCAAGGCCCCCTACCGCAACCCAGCCCGCCGCAGGCCGCATCTCCTGCCCAAACCCCACCACCAGGACTGTGAACAACGCGGCTGCCGCTGTCGCCACCCCCTGGTGTCCGTCAAGCATGAGGCCCGCTCACTGTACGGCCGTGGCGTCCACACAGGCCCCGTGGAGAACTGCGCCCAGCCCTGCCGTCAGCCCTACTTCACCCCGGACGAACACGCCTTCACCTCCCTCTGGATCGGCCTGTGGTCGGTCCTCTGCTTTGTCTCGACCTTAACTACGGTGGTCACGTTCCTGATTGACCGCGACCGCTTCTCCTACCCCGAGCTGCCTATCGTCTACCTGGCTGCCTGCTACCTCTTCATCTCCCTGGGATACATGGTGCGGCTGGCGGCGGGCCACGAGCGTGTGGCGTGCTCCGAGGACGGCGGGCACGTGCTGTACGGCGCTTCGGGCCCTGCCGGCCTGTGCACCTTGGTGTTCCTGCTGGTCTACTTCTTTGGCATGGCCGGCGCAATCTGGTGGGTGGTGCTCTCGCTCACCTGGTTCCTGGCGGCGGGTATGAAGTGGGGCAACGAGGCCATCGCCGGGTACTCGCAGTACTTCCACCTGGCCGCCTGGCTGGTGCCCAGCGTCAAGACCATCGCCGTGCTGGCCCTGAGCGCTGCTGACGGAGACCCTGTGGCAGGGATATGCTACGTGGGCAACCAGAGTGTGGAGAGCCTGCGGGGCTTCGTGCTTGCTCCCCTGGTGGTCTACCTCTTCACAGGCTCCCTCTTCCTCCTAGCGGGGTTTGTGTCGTTGTTCCGCATCCGCAGCGTCATCAAGCAGGGGGGGACCAAGACGGACAAGCTGGAGAAGCTGATGTTGAGGCTGGGCCTCTTCACCGTCCTCTACACGGTCCCTGCCGCGGtggtggtggcctgtctggtgtaCGAGCAGCACCTCAGGCCCCAGTGGGACAGGGGTCTTTCCTGCTCCtgccaggctgagagagagaggctaagccTAGGGCCAGACCACGCCATCTTCATGCTGAAGTACTTTATGAGCCTGGTGGTGGGGATCACCTCGGGGGTGTGGGTGTGGTCAGGGAAGACCCTGGAGTCGTGGAGGAGGTTCCTGGGGAGGTGCTGTTGTTCATGTCCCTGCTGGGGCCACAAACCGTCCAGCGCGTCAGTATACAGCGAGGCCAGCACATCCCTCACGACACGCACCGGGCTGCTCCCCTCGCAGTCTGAGCACAAGTCCCTGTCGCACCCATCTGTGTGA